In a genomic window of Kwoniella mangroviensis CBS 8507 chromosome 2, whole genome shotgun sequence:
- a CDS encoding aspartyl/glutamyl-tRNA(Asn/Gln) amidotransferase, A subunit → MRVTKRRLQSLTAPLKPRTSDIHPTPYSWINTCTPGPSTGKLAGISIAIKDNISYDKAPTSCSSSILRDYDPPYTATCVQNLMAEGAHIAGQTKMDEFGMGSQTTHLPPFYTPVHNPASPSPDETPRSAGGSSGGSAAAVAEGRCWAALGTDTGGSVRLPASYCGVVGLKPSYGMISRRGVIAYADSLDCVGVLGRDIDTVEQVFNVITRPDEGDMTCASSSIRLIAFDISQRHLPHKGIEGLRIGIPSEINQKVSSGLLDYLKGEGAKVEEVSLPSIKKALPAYYVLASAEASSNLGRFGGGWFGSPPERQSRIEGESGEERRKRIRTEGFGTEVKKRILAGTWALSADEFDNTYLKALHLRQLLRKDYRNIFRIPHPLSPSSTPQNQAGVDVILHPTAIRTAPVLGVKEAKSSNEYQQDLLTVPASLAGLPCISVPAGEGQDGWPLGVSLTSQWGMEGLVFRLGKAVEQWSKRQ, encoded by the exons ATGAGGGTGACAAAGCGCAGGCTACAGTCTCTGACAGCACCGCTGAAACCACGTACGAGTGACATCCATCCCACTCCTTACTCATGGATCAACACTTGCACGCCAGGTCCATCAACCG GTAAATTGGCCGGTATATCAATAGCTATCAAAGATAATATCTCATATGATAAAGCACCTACCTCATgctcttcatcgatattaAGGG ATTACGACCCACCTTACACTGCAACATGTGTGCAAAATCTCATGGCGGAAGGAGCCCATATAGCGGggcagacgaagatggatgaattcGGGATGGG CTCTCAGACAACCCATCTACCACCTTTCTATACCCCGGTTCATAATCCAGCTTCACCTTCGCCTGATGAAACTCCAAGATCAGCTGGAGGAAGTTCCGGTGGATCAGCTGCGGCGGTCGCGGAGGGAAGATGCTGGGC AGCATTGGGCACAGATACTGGTGGTTCAGTAAGATTACCAGCTAGCTATTGTGGAGTTGTAGGACTTAAACCTTCTtatgggatgatatcgag ACGAGGTGTGATTGCATATGCAGATTCATTGGATTGCGTAGGTGTGTTAGGTAGAGATATAGACACAGTCGAACAAGTTTTCA ATGTGATAACCAGACCTGACGAGGGAGATATGACCTGTGCATCTTCCTCTATACGATTAATCGCTTTTGACATCTCACAGCGGCACCTGCCGCATAAAGGTATAGAGGGCCTACGTATAGGTATACCATCAGAGATCAATCAGAAAGTATCCTCTGGCCTATTAGACTACTTGAAAGGCGAAGGAGCgaaagtagaagaagtgTCCTTACCATCGATCAAAAAGGCTTTACCGGCATATTACGTGTTAGCTTCTGCCGAGGCATCTTCGAATTTAGGTAGATTTGGCGGAGGATGGTTCGGATCTCCCCCCGAACGGCAGAGTAGgatagaaggtgaatctGGCGAGGAGAGGCGAAAGAGGATAAGGACAGAAGGGTTTGGAAcggaggtgaagaagaggatattggcCGGAACATGGGCTTTGAGTGCGGA CGAATTTGACAATACATACTTGAAAGCATTACATCTGCGACAACTCCTACGAAAAGATTATCGAAACATCTTCCGAATACCTCACCCTCtatctccatcatcaactccACAGAACCAGGCTGGGGTAGACGTGATCCTTCATCCTACGGCTATACGTACTGCTCCGGTACTAGGCGTCAAGGAAGCGAAGAGCTCAAACGAGTATCAGCAGGATTTGCTGACAGTACCGGCGAGTCTTGCTGGATTACCATGCATATCGGTACCAGCCGGGGAAGGGCAAGATGGATGGCCGTTAGGAGTCAGTCTGACGAGTCAATGGGGTATGGAAGGGTTGGTGT